One genomic segment of Pseudomonas sp. RU47 includes these proteins:
- the radC gene encoding RadC family protein, which translates to MSIRDWPAAERPRERLLEHGAASLSDAELLAIFLRTGLPGISAVDLARNLLTQFGSLRLLLEADQHAFSKQLGLGPAKFAQLQAAQEMNRRHLAEKSRQKPALENPQVVRDYLKAMLRHEPHEVFGCLFLDSKHQVLNFEILFRGSIDNTSVHPREVVKRCLANNAAALILCHNHPSGNTDPSQADRLLTKRLQKALELIDVRVLDHFIVGDGEPLSMAECGWM; encoded by the coding sequence ATGAGTATTCGCGATTGGCCTGCGGCGGAACGGCCGCGGGAAAGGTTATTGGAGCATGGGGCAGCGAGCCTCTCGGACGCTGAGTTGTTGGCGATTTTTCTGCGCACCGGATTGCCCGGAATAAGCGCTGTAGACCTGGCGCGTAATCTGTTGACTCAATTCGGCAGCCTGCGTTTGCTGCTTGAGGCCGATCAGCACGCATTCAGCAAACAATTGGGACTCGGGCCGGCGAAGTTTGCGCAACTGCAGGCGGCTCAGGAAATGAACAGGCGACATCTGGCTGAGAAGTCACGGCAGAAACCAGCCCTGGAAAACCCTCAGGTCGTTCGCGATTATCTGAAAGCGATGCTGCGTCACGAACCGCATGAGGTGTTTGGTTGCCTGTTTCTCGACTCCAAACATCAAGTACTGAATTTCGAGATCCTGTTTCGCGGCTCGATCGACAACACCAGCGTGCATCCGCGCGAGGTTGTGAAGCGATGTTTGGCCAATAACGCGGCGGCGTTGATCCTGTGCCACAACCATCCATCGGGGAATACGGACCCCAGTCAGGCCGATCGGCTGCTGACCAAGCGCCTGCAAAAGGCGCTGGAGCTGATTGATGTGCGGGTGCTCGATCACTTTATCGTCGGCGATGGGGAGCCGCTGTCGATGGCGGAGTGCGGCTGGATGTAG
- a CDS encoding ABC transporter substrate-binding protein, with amino-acid sequence MRLAALPLLLAPLLLSPLAQAAALSVCTEASPEGFDVVQYNSLTTTNASADVLMNRLVDFDTASGKVVPSLADSWEVSTDGLTYVFKLHPQVKFHTTEYFKPSRELTAEDVKFSFDRMLDPANPWHKVAQSGFPHAQSMQLPALIKKIDALDPLTVRFTLDHPDSTFLATLSMGFASIYSAEYADKLMKAGATDKLNSQPIGTGPFVFNRFQKDAAIRYKANPDYFGGKPSVDPLIFAITPDANVRLQKLRRNECQIALSPKPLDVQAALKEPTLKVEKTDAFMTAFVGINSQHPPLDKPEVRQAINLAFDKANYIKAVFEDTAEAANGPYPPNTWSYAKNLPGYPHDVAKAKALLAKAGLKDGFQTTIWTRPSGSLLNPNPSLGAQMLQSDLAEIGIQAEIRVIEWGELIRRAKAGEHDLLFMGWAGDNGDPDNFLTPQFSCAAVKSGTNFARYCNADLDKLISAGKTTSEQGVRTKLYEQAQTQIQQQALWLPLAHPTAYALTRKDVQGYSVSPFGRQDYSKVNLK; translated from the coding sequence ATGCGCCTCGCTGCCCTACCCCTGTTGCTTGCCCCGCTCCTGCTGAGCCCCCTGGCCCAGGCCGCCGCGCTGAGCGTCTGCACCGAGGCCAGCCCGGAAGGGTTCGACGTGGTGCAATACAACTCGCTGACCACCACCAACGCCTCGGCGGACGTACTGATGAACCGTCTGGTGGACTTCGATACCGCCAGCGGCAAAGTCGTGCCGAGCCTGGCCGACAGCTGGGAAGTCAGCACCGATGGCCTGACTTACGTGTTCAAGCTGCACCCGCAGGTGAAGTTTCACACGACCGAATACTTCAAGCCGAGCCGCGAGCTGACCGCCGAAGACGTCAAGTTCAGCTTCGACCGCATGCTCGACCCGGCCAACCCGTGGCACAAGGTTGCTCAAAGCGGCTTCCCGCACGCACAGTCGATGCAACTGCCTGCGCTGATCAAGAAAATCGACGCACTCGATCCGCTGACCGTACGCTTCACTCTTGATCATCCGGATTCGACATTCCTGGCGACCCTGAGCATGGGCTTCGCCTCGATCTACTCCGCCGAATACGCCGACAAACTGATGAAGGCCGGCGCGACCGACAAGCTCAACAGCCAGCCGATCGGCACCGGCCCGTTCGTGTTCAACCGTTTCCAGAAAGACGCAGCGATTCGTTACAAGGCCAACCCGGATTACTTCGGCGGTAAGCCTTCGGTGGATCCGTTGATTTTCGCCATTACCCCGGACGCTAACGTGCGCCTGCAAAAACTGCGGCGCAATGAATGCCAGATCGCCCTGTCACCGAAGCCACTCGACGTACAAGCCGCGCTGAAAGAACCGACGTTGAAAGTCGAAAAGACTGACGCGTTCATGACCGCATTCGTCGGCATCAACAGCCAGCATCCGCCGCTGGACAAGCCGGAAGTGCGGCAGGCAATCAACCTCGCCTTCGACAAGGCCAACTACATCAAGGCTGTGTTTGAAGACACCGCCGAAGCCGCCAACGGCCCTTACCCGCCGAACACCTGGAGTTACGCGAAGAACCTGCCGGGTTACCCGCACGATGTCGCCAAAGCCAAGGCATTGCTGGCCAAGGCCGGGTTGAAGGACGGTTTCCAGACCACCATCTGGACGCGTCCTTCCGGCAGCCTGCTGAATCCGAACCCGAGCCTGGGCGCACAGATGTTGCAGTCAGATCTGGCGGAAATCGGCATTCAGGCGGAAATCCGCGTGATCGAGTGGGGAGAGTTGATTCGTCGCGCCAAGGCCGGCGAGCATGATCTGCTGTTCATGGGCTGGGCCGGCGATAACGGCGACCCGGACAACTTCCTCACGCCGCAGTTTTCCTGCGCGGCCGTCAAATCCGGGACCAACTTCGCGCGGTACTGCAACGCCGATCTGGACAAGCTGATCAGCGCCGGCAAGACCACCAGCGAACAAGGCGTGCGCACCAAGCTGTATGAGCAGGCGCAGACGCAGATTCAGCAGCAGGCGCTGTGGTTGCCGCTGGCGCACCCGACGGCCTACGCACTGACGCGTAAAGACGTGCAGGGTTACTCCGTGAGCCCGTTTGGCCGTCAGGACTACTCCAAGGTCAACCTGAAATAA